In Streptantibioticus cattleyicolor NRRL 8057 = DSM 46488, a genomic segment contains:
- a CDS encoding TetR/AcrR family transcriptional regulator: MISGGGAETGGPGAYRRLPVAERRRQLLQAALELFSHRRPEDVSIDDIAAAAGASRPLVYRYFPGGRQQIYEAALGSAAGSLTDCFVEPPAGSPTERLRNVLDRYLAFVAGHAAGFSALVRGGCVTETSTTTAIIDQVRRAAAEQVFTHLAVERPGPRLRMAVRSWIAAVEAVSLVWLDEDRQPCADELRDWLVDHFVAVLAASAASDPQCAEVVRDVLAQERPDGPAAGLARRVLPLADAAAHLLG; encoded by the coding sequence ATGATCAGCGGTGGCGGAGCGGAGACCGGCGGCCCGGGGGCGTACCGCAGGCTCCCGGTGGCGGAACGGCGGCGGCAACTGCTCCAGGCCGCGCTGGAACTCTTCAGCCACCGTCGTCCCGAGGACGTCTCGATAGACGACATCGCGGCGGCGGCCGGCGCCTCCCGGCCGCTGGTCTACCGGTACTTCCCCGGCGGCCGGCAGCAGATCTACGAGGCGGCGCTGGGCAGCGCGGCCGGCTCGCTCACCGACTGCTTCGTGGAACCGCCGGCCGGCTCGCCCACCGAGCGGCTGCGCAACGTCCTCGACCGCTACCTGGCCTTCGTCGCCGGGCACGCCGCGGGCTTCTCCGCCCTGGTGCGCGGCGGCTGCGTCACCGAGACCAGCACCACCACCGCCATCATCGACCAGGTCCGCCGGGCGGCGGCGGAACAGGTCTTCACCCACCTCGCGGTGGAACGCCCCGGCCCCCGGCTGCGGATGGCGGTGCGCTCGTGGATAGCGGCGGTGGAGGCGGTCTCGCTGGTGTGGCTGGACGAGGACCGGCAGCCCTGCGCCGACGAGCTGCGCGACTGGCTGGTGGACCACTTCGTGGCGGTGCTGGCCGCGTCGGCGGCGAGCGATCCGCAGTGCGCGGAGGTGGTACGGGACGTCCTCGCCCAGGAGCGCCCGGACGGGCCGGCCGCGGGGCTGGCCCGCCGGGTCCTTCCGCTGGCGGACGCGGCGGCCCATCTGCTGGGGTGA
- a CDS encoding ferritin-like domain-containing protein: MSTHELYVDSAHGPDWQLPAAGHTRLTWEYDDGRDRLLALYQKGKDKQWDGARRIDWDLEVDPYDPLGVPDRNLAVYDTPYWSRMSERDKRDLRRHYAAWQFSQFLHGEQGAMVCAARIVESVPDLDAKFYSATQTMDEARHAEIYARFLHEKVGLLYPVNDQLQTLLGDTLRDSRWDMPFLGMQVLIEGLALAAFGMLRDTTDKPLPKQILAYVMQDEARHVAFGRMALRDHYQQLTDAERREREEFVIEGCYLMRDRLRGAEILENFGIPRKDAEQLTENSEYLRLFRKLLFSRIVPCVKDIGLWGERLQRAYHDLGVFELGDSNLDLLMAQDEEIAEKLDAERFAAEEAARVAEVAETIQEGTRG, translated from the coding sequence GTGTCGACGCACGAGCTCTACGTGGACAGCGCCCACGGCCCCGACTGGCAGTTGCCGGCGGCCGGCCACACCCGACTCACCTGGGAGTACGACGACGGCCGGGACCGGCTGCTCGCCCTGTACCAGAAGGGCAAGGACAAGCAGTGGGACGGCGCCCGGCGGATCGACTGGGACCTGGAGGTGGACCCGTACGACCCGCTGGGCGTCCCGGACCGGAACCTGGCCGTGTACGACACCCCGTACTGGTCGAGGATGAGCGAGCGCGACAAGCGTGACCTGCGCCGCCACTACGCCGCCTGGCAGTTCAGCCAGTTCCTCCACGGCGAGCAGGGCGCCATGGTGTGCGCCGCCCGGATCGTGGAGTCCGTCCCCGACCTGGACGCGAAGTTCTACTCGGCCACCCAGACCATGGACGAGGCCCGGCACGCCGAGATCTACGCCCGCTTCCTGCACGAGAAGGTCGGCCTGCTCTACCCGGTCAACGACCAGTTGCAGACGCTGCTCGGCGACACCCTGCGCGATTCCCGCTGGGACATGCCCTTCCTCGGCATGCAGGTGCTCATCGAGGGGCTGGCGCTGGCCGCGTTCGGCATGCTGCGCGACACCACCGACAAGCCGCTGCCCAAGCAGATCCTCGCCTACGTGATGCAGGACGAGGCCCGCCACGTCGCCTTCGGCCGGATGGCGCTGCGCGACCACTACCAGCAGCTCACCGACGCCGAACGGCGCGAACGCGAGGAGTTCGTGATCGAGGGCTGCTACCTGATGCGCGACCGGCTGCGCGGCGCCGAGATACTGGAGAACTTCGGCATCCCGCGCAAGGACGCCGAACAGCTCACCGAGAACTCCGAATACCTGCGGCTCTTCCGCAAACTGCTCTTCAGTCGCATCGTGCCGTGCGTGAAGGACATCGGCCTGTGGGGCGAACGCCTGCAACGGGCCTACCACGACCTCGGGGTCTTCGAACTCGGCGACTCCAACCTCGATCTGCTGATGGCCCAGGACGAGGAGATCGCCGAGAAGCTGGACGCCGAACGGTTCGCCGCCGAGGAGGCCGCCCGGGTGGCCGAGGTGGCCGAGACGATCCAGGAGGGCACGCGGGGCTGA
- a CDS encoding TrmH family RNA methyltransferase gives MAQRITTRNARFQQWQALLGNRNKRQRAGEFLVQGVRPLRLAVEHGWPLRAVLYAAGRPLSRWAEGIVRDTGAERIAMAPELLAELGEKDAAAPEVIAVAELPADDLARIPVPEDFLGVVFDRPVSPGNIGSVIRSADAFGAHGVVVSGHAADVYDPKSVRASTGSLFAVPAVRVPSPREVTAWLADRAVTVVGLDEHGEADVFDFDLTGPTLLLVGNETNGLSTAWRDACHHLVRIPMGGSASSLNAANAATTVLYEARRQRHRAPAVTPPVLA, from the coding sequence ATGGCGCAGCGGATCACCACGCGTAACGCGCGGTTCCAGCAGTGGCAGGCGCTGCTGGGCAACCGGAACAAGCGGCAGCGGGCCGGGGAGTTCCTGGTGCAGGGGGTGCGTCCGCTGCGGTTGGCGGTGGAGCACGGCTGGCCGCTGCGGGCGGTGCTCTACGCGGCCGGGCGGCCGTTGTCGCGCTGGGCGGAGGGCATCGTCCGGGACACCGGTGCGGAGCGGATCGCCATGGCACCGGAACTCCTGGCCGAGCTGGGGGAGAAGGACGCGGCGGCGCCCGAGGTGATCGCGGTGGCCGAGCTGCCCGCCGACGACCTGGCCCGGATCCCGGTGCCGGAGGACTTCCTGGGCGTCGTCTTCGACCGCCCGGTCAGCCCCGGCAACATCGGCTCGGTGATCCGCTCGGCGGACGCCTTCGGGGCGCACGGGGTGGTCGTCAGCGGCCACGCCGCCGACGTGTACGACCCCAAGTCGGTGCGGGCGAGCACCGGTTCGCTCTTCGCCGTCCCGGCGGTACGGGTGCCCTCGCCGCGCGAGGTGACGGCGTGGCTGGCGGACCGGGCGGTGACCGTGGTCGGACTGGACGAGCACGGCGAGGCCGACGTGTTCGACTTCGACCTCACCGGCCCCACCCTGCTGCTCGTCGGCAACGAGACCAACGGCCTCAGCACCGCCTGGCGGGACGCCTGCCACCACCTCGTCCGCATCCCCATGGGCGGCTCCGCCAGCTCCCTCAACGCGGCCAACGCGGCGACCACCGTCCTCTACGAAGCCCGCCGCCAACGCCACCGCGCCCCCGCCGTGACCCCGCCCGTCCTCGCCTGA
- a CDS encoding AAA family ATPase: MKNDLLVKPDDLVDRCREWELLAEFLADPDPAMRLGIVSGRWRHGKSYLLQALSEQVGGLYVTAVREEGRLPAIQRFSDAVAAYAGLRQGSLRLTDWRDVLSNALDVTARSPHPLLVIDELPYLLQHSPEIPGLLQQLYDERQRGSRPAAGPGPRLILCGSAMSVMHELLSGTKPLRGRAVVDLRLGPFDYRASCDFWRITDPLTALKVHAVLGGAPGYRPVAARPHPDDGFDTWLARTLLDPGRAVYSRTETEDLLREDPRITQHTLYYDILTAIAQGATTPSKIGAALERSRNAVAHPLGVLESTGYIRREQDILRARHPVITLADPVIRFNQLITLPQAAAVEQGFAEQVWQQAVPTFNSKILGPHFEELARDFTRRYAHTLLPGGLPGPVGTTEVADPQARTKHEVDVIALAAGERPQAPRTRIALLGEAKATAARRGTGDLERLERIRSLLAEQGYGTKDTTLALYSLHGFYPDLIKLADRRDDLLLVDLPRLYGE, translated from the coding sequence GTGAAGAATGATCTGCTGGTCAAGCCGGACGACCTGGTGGACCGATGCCGGGAGTGGGAGCTGCTCGCGGAGTTCCTTGCCGATCCGGATCCCGCGATGCGGCTCGGCATCGTGTCCGGGCGTTGGCGGCATGGGAAGTCGTACCTGCTGCAGGCCCTGTCCGAGCAGGTCGGCGGCCTGTATGTGACGGCGGTGCGGGAGGAAGGGCGGCTGCCCGCGATCCAGCGGTTCAGCGACGCGGTCGCCGCCTACGCCGGTCTGCGGCAGGGGAGCCTGCGCCTGACGGACTGGCGGGACGTGCTGTCGAACGCCCTCGATGTGACGGCCCGTTCGCCGCACCCGCTGTTGGTGATCGACGAGTTGCCGTATCTGCTCCAGCACTCGCCCGAGATTCCGGGGCTGCTCCAGCAGCTCTACGACGAGCGGCAGCGCGGCTCCCGACCTGCTGCTGGGCCGGGGCCGCGGTTGATCCTGTGCGGTTCCGCGATGAGCGTCATGCACGAGCTGCTGTCCGGGACGAAGCCGCTGCGCGGCCGGGCCGTGGTGGATCTGCGTCTGGGCCCCTTCGACTACCGGGCCAGCTGCGACTTCTGGCGGATCACCGACCCGCTGACCGCGCTGAAGGTGCACGCGGTCCTGGGCGGCGCACCCGGTTACCGTCCGGTGGCCGCCCGCCCGCACCCGGACGACGGCTTCGACACCTGGCTCGCCCGGACCCTGCTCGATCCGGGCCGCGCGGTGTACTCGCGGACCGAGACCGAGGACCTGTTGCGCGAGGACCCGAGGATCACGCAGCACACGCTGTACTACGACATCCTCACCGCGATCGCTCAGGGCGCCACCACCCCCAGCAAGATCGGCGCCGCGCTGGAACGCTCTCGCAACGCCGTCGCCCACCCGCTGGGCGTGCTGGAGTCGACGGGCTACATCCGGCGCGAGCAGGACATCCTGCGTGCCCGGCACCCGGTCATCACCCTCGCCGACCCCGTCATCCGCTTCAACCAGCTCATCACCCTGCCGCAGGCCGCCGCCGTGGAACAGGGTTTCGCCGAGCAGGTCTGGCAGCAGGCCGTCCCGACCTTCAACTCCAAGATCCTCGGCCCGCACTTCGAGGAACTGGCCCGCGACTTCACCCGCCGCTACGCTCACACCCTGCTGCCCGGCGGGCTGCCCGGGCCGGTCGGCACCACCGAGGTCGCCGATCCACAAGCCCGGACGAAACACGAGGTCGACGTCATCGCCCTGGCGGCGGGTGAACGTCCGCAAGCTCCCCGGACGAGGATCGCACTCCTCGGGGAAGCCAAGGCGACGGCCGCCCGCCGGGGTACCGGGGACCTGGAGCGTCTGGAACGCATCCGCTCCCTGCTCGCCGAACAGGGATACGGCACCAAGGACACCACCCTGGCCCTGTACTCACTGCACGGCTTCTACCCGGATCTGATCAAGCTCGCCGACCGCCGTGACGACCTCCTCCTGGTCGACCTGCCCAGGCTCTACGGGGAGTGA
- a CDS encoding styrene monooxygenase/indole monooxygenase family protein — protein sequence MRKILIVGAGQSGLQLALGLQDRGYEVTLMSNRTADEIRTGKVMSTQCMFATALGHERDLGLNFWESQAPRIEGLGVSVAGPDGSRPVDWVGRLDGYAQSVDQRVKMAGWMETFAERGGQLVIHGAAVSDLDYFARRYDLVLVSAGKGELVSMFGRDAARSPYREPQRALAVAYVHGLGPRPEHPDFHAVRCNLVPGVGEMFVMPTLTTTGPADILFWEGVPGGPLDVFQDIKNPADHLQVTLELMERFLPWEYDRARQVELTDAGGTLAGRYAPTVRNPVGELPSGGLVLGVADVVVANDPITGQGSNNAAKCAASYLDSILAHGDKPFDRDWMQATFDRYWGYAQHVTKWTNAMLAPPPEHVLNLIGAAGQLQPVANRFANGFDDPSDFEHWFFDPELAAAYLASVS from the coding sequence ATGCGCAAGATACTGATCGTCGGAGCCGGCCAGTCCGGCCTCCAGCTCGCCCTGGGTCTGCAGGACCGCGGCTACGAGGTCACCTTGATGTCCAACCGGACGGCGGACGAGATCCGCACCGGCAAGGTGATGTCCACCCAGTGCATGTTCGCCACCGCCCTCGGCCACGAGCGCGACCTGGGGCTCAACTTCTGGGAGTCCCAGGCGCCGCGCATCGAGGGGCTGGGCGTCTCGGTGGCCGGCCCGGACGGCTCCCGGCCGGTGGACTGGGTGGGCCGGCTGGACGGCTACGCCCAGTCGGTGGACCAACGGGTGAAGATGGCCGGCTGGATGGAGACCTTCGCCGAGCGCGGCGGCCAGCTCGTCATCCACGGCGCCGCCGTCTCCGACCTGGACTACTTCGCGCGCCGCTACGACCTGGTGCTGGTCTCGGCGGGCAAGGGCGAACTGGTGTCGATGTTCGGCCGGGACGCCGCCCGTTCCCCGTACCGCGAGCCGCAGCGGGCGCTGGCGGTGGCCTACGTGCACGGGCTCGGCCCGCGCCCGGAGCACCCGGACTTCCACGCGGTGCGCTGCAACCTGGTGCCCGGGGTCGGCGAGATGTTCGTCATGCCGACGCTGACCACCACCGGCCCGGCCGACATCCTGTTCTGGGAGGGCGTACCCGGCGGGCCGCTCGACGTCTTCCAGGACATCAAGAACCCCGCCGACCACCTCCAGGTCACCCTGGAGCTGATGGAACGCTTCCTGCCCTGGGAGTACGACCGGGCGCGCCAGGTGGAGCTGACCGACGCCGGCGGCACGCTGGCCGGCCGCTACGCCCCCACCGTGCGCAACCCGGTCGGCGAACTCCCCTCCGGCGGCCTGGTGCTCGGGGTCGCCGACGTGGTGGTGGCCAACGACCCGATCACCGGCCAGGGCTCCAACAACGCCGCCAAGTGCGCCGCCTCCTACCTGGACAGCATCCTCGCCCACGGCGACAAGCCGTTCGACCGCGACTGGATGCAGGCCACCTTCGACCGCTACTGGGGTTACGCCCAGCACGTGACGAAGTGGACCAACGCCATGCTCGCCCCGCCGCCCGAGCACGTCCTGAACCTGATCGGGGCGGCCGGGCAGCTCCAGCCGGTGGCCAACCGGTTCGCCAACGGCTTCGACGACCCGTCCGACTTCGAGCACTGGTTCTTCGACCCGGAGCTGGCCGCGGCCTACCTCGCCTCGGTGAGCTGA
- a CDS encoding AurF N-oxygenase family protein has product MTVIDHRADGLGLLKEREQVAQRLLEASAKHSFDPDTELDWDAPFEDGKWFWPPELCSLYDTPLWDRMSEEQRIALSRHESASIASMGIWFEVILMQLLMRHIYDIDPTSGHVRYALTETADECRHSMMFARFIRRCGTPVYRPSRLNLNLARFMKTVATTPGAFTATLLVEEILDWMQRQTFPDERVQPLVRGVTRIHVVEEARHVRYAREELRRQTVTAPRWEIGLTRLLSGETARVVAASLISPKVYEAVGLDPRTAVEAARTSPHRKDVMCRSAKRLTDFLDDIGLLTGPGRRLWVSSGLLAA; this is encoded by the coding sequence ATGACCGTGATCGACCACCGGGCCGACGGACTCGGCCTGTTGAAGGAGCGCGAGCAGGTGGCCCAGCGCCTGCTGGAGGCGTCCGCCAAGCACTCCTTCGACCCGGACACCGAACTGGACTGGGACGCGCCCTTCGAGGACGGCAAGTGGTTCTGGCCGCCGGAGCTGTGCTCGCTGTACGACACCCCGCTGTGGGACCGGATGTCCGAGGAGCAGCGCATCGCGCTCAGCCGGCACGAGTCGGCCTCCATAGCCTCGATGGGCATATGGTTCGAGGTCATCCTGATGCAGCTGCTGATGCGTCACATCTACGACATCGACCCGACCAGCGGCCACGTGCGCTACGCGCTCACCGAGACGGCCGACGAGTGCCGCCACTCGATGATGTTCGCCCGGTTCATCCGCCGGTGCGGGACCCCGGTCTACCGGCCCAGCCGACTCAACCTCAACCTCGCCCGGTTCATGAAGACGGTGGCCACCACCCCCGGTGCCTTCACCGCCACCTTGCTGGTGGAGGAGATCCTCGACTGGATGCAGCGGCAGACCTTCCCGGACGAACGGGTCCAGCCGCTGGTGCGCGGGGTGACCCGGATCCACGTGGTGGAGGAGGCCCGCCACGTCCGCTACGCCCGCGAGGAGCTGCGCCGCCAGACGGTGACCGCGCCGCGCTGGGAGATCGGCCTGACCCGCCTGCTGTCCGGCGAGACCGCCCGGGTGGTGGCCGCCTCGCTGATCAGCCCCAAGGTGTACGAGGCGGTCGGCCTCGACCCCCGTACCGCCGTCGAGGCCGCCCGCACCAGCCCGCACCGCAAGGACGTGATGTGCCGCTCCGCCAAGCGGCTGACCGACTTCCTGGACGACATCGGGCTGCTCACCGGCCCCGGCCGGCGGCTGTGGGTCAGCTCCGGGCTGCTGGCGGCCTGA
- a CDS encoding helix-turn-helix domain-containing protein yields the protein MAPRSRPSERQRRLGAELRKLRTRAGLSGDQAGALLDADRARISNIEAGRIDVSRNRLYKLLRAYGCPPGPLFDGIMEMAQERGRGWWDGYTDVVSRHACDLAELESRSTTIRMHEPLFIPGLLQTADYARAVIGESEADARRIERFVEFRLARQRVLGAGVTYRAVIHEAALHVQIGGAATMRKQLLRLMEVARLPNVTVQIFPFEAGAYSPYTCSFGIYGSGVPELDTLYLEHPLRYWFLGDGDDVDAYAKMFERLSQLALDPVDPHAAPESHEARDSLSLIQHVMYSL from the coding sequence ATGGCACCCAGGAGCCGACCCAGCGAGCGGCAGCGCCGCCTCGGCGCCGAACTGCGGAAGCTACGCACCCGCGCCGGGCTCTCCGGTGACCAGGCGGGAGCCCTCCTCGACGCCGACCGCGCCCGCATCAGCAACATCGAGGCCGGTCGCATCGACGTCTCCCGCAACCGCCTGTACAAACTGCTGCGCGCGTACGGCTGCCCGCCGGGCCCGTTGTTCGACGGGATCATGGAGATGGCGCAGGAGCGGGGGAGGGGGTGGTGGGACGGGTACACGGACGTCGTCTCGCGCCACGCCTGCGACCTGGCGGAGCTGGAATCCCGCTCCACAACCATTCGCATGCATGAGCCGCTGTTCATACCGGGACTGCTGCAAACCGCCGACTACGCCCGTGCGGTGATCGGCGAGTCGGAGGCCGATGCCCGACGGATCGAGCGCTTCGTCGAGTTCCGCCTGGCGCGGCAGCGCGTGCTCGGTGCTGGTGTTACCTACCGTGCCGTCATCCACGAGGCGGCGCTGCACGTACAGATCGGCGGTGCCGCGACCATGCGCAAGCAGTTGCTGCGGCTGATGGAGGTCGCCCGACTGCCCAACGTCACCGTGCAGATCTTTCCGTTCGAAGCCGGGGCCTACTCGCCCTACACTTGCTCCTTCGGGATCTACGGCAGCGGGGTCCCGGAGCTCGACACCCTGTACCTCGAACACCCCCTGCGCTACTGGTTCCTCGGGGATGGTGATGACGTCGACGCGTACGCCAAGATGTTCGAGAGGCTCTCGCAACTGGCACTCGACCCGGTCGACCCGCATGCCGCACCGGAGTCCCACGAGGCGCGTGACTCTCTGAGCCTCATCCAGCATGTGATGTACAGCCTGTAG
- a CDS encoding ATP-binding protein, whose translation MGTECSLVFPPDPMWVRSAREAVRTLLTLARRGAHVDVAVLLTSEAVTNAVDACARARCSAPVTVYAEHGARCGEVLRVLVHDEAPGEPVVRAVGADDEHGRGMPLISAWAAEWGVCRYGPARGKTVWFELATPVPGR comes from the coding sequence ATGGGCACCGAATGCTCCCTCGTCTTCCCGCCCGATCCGATGTGGGTGCGCTCCGCGCGGGAGGCGGTGCGGACGTTGCTGACGCTGGCGCGGCGCGGGGCGCATGTGGACGTGGCCGTGCTGCTCACCTCGGAGGCGGTGACCAACGCGGTCGACGCCTGCGCGCGGGCGCGGTGTTCGGCGCCGGTGACGGTGTACGCGGAGCACGGCGCGCGGTGTGGTGAGGTGCTGCGGGTGCTGGTGCACGACGAGGCGCCCGGGGAGCCGGTGGTGCGGGCCGTGGGGGCCGACGACGAGCACGGGCGGGGGATGCCGCTGATCTCGGCGTGGGCGGCGGAGTGGGGGGTGTGCCGGTACGGGCCGGCGCGGGGGAAGACGGTGTGGTTCGAGCTGGCGACGCCGGTGCCGGGGCGCTGA
- a CDS encoding C40 family peptidase, with amino-acid sequence MVRRPRGWGRAALVCAGLAGSAVLAAPATSAFAAPSPPDQPGTTAPALPGTPATLVSPDYLTSLLTRLQTLYLQAEQATERYDATKEKLDKQQARTDAVNKQLTDERAALSAGQDLAGAIARQQYQGGSVSPYMRLLLSEDPAEAMAVAHVLQEAAGNQASLVKQLRAGEKRLTELSAQAQTSLDQVRNLADQQRKDRDDVKAKLSAVEKAVASLTGAQLAELSALEQHGIDQAQKELLASGKLGSVSRTPSAPGEQAIAYAFAQLGKPYVWGATGPDSFDCSGLTSQAWAHAGRAIPRTSQEQWADLPKVPLDLLRPGDLIVYFPGATHVALYIGDGLVVQAPRPGGVVKVSPIAANPVLGAVRPDATSPSVDTYRLPGIPADARRPTPLGAPADAAKGR; translated from the coding sequence GTGGTACGCAGACCCCGGGGGTGGGGGCGCGCCGCGCTGGTCTGCGCGGGGCTGGCCGGCTCGGCCGTACTGGCGGCGCCGGCCACGTCGGCGTTCGCGGCCCCGAGTCCACCGGACCAGCCGGGCACCACCGCCCCGGCGCTGCCGGGCACCCCGGCCACCCTCGTCTCCCCCGACTACCTGACCTCGCTGCTCACCCGGTTGCAGACGCTCTACCTCCAGGCCGAGCAGGCCACCGAGCGGTACGACGCCACCAAGGAGAAGCTCGACAAACAGCAGGCCCGCACCGACGCGGTCAACAAGCAGCTCACCGACGAACGGGCCGCCCTGTCGGCCGGACAGGACCTGGCCGGGGCCATCGCCCGCCAGCAGTACCAGGGCGGCAGTGTCTCCCCCTACATGCGACTGCTGCTCAGCGAGGACCCGGCCGAGGCGATGGCCGTGGCCCATGTGCTCCAGGAGGCGGCCGGCAACCAGGCGTCCCTGGTCAAGCAGTTGCGCGCCGGGGAGAAGCGGCTGACCGAGCTGTCCGCCCAGGCCCAGACCTCGCTGGACCAGGTGCGCAACCTCGCCGACCAGCAGCGCAAGGACCGCGACGACGTCAAGGCCAAGCTGTCCGCGGTGGAGAAGGCGGTGGCCTCCCTCACCGGCGCCCAGCTCGCCGAGTTGTCGGCGCTGGAGCAGCACGGCATCGACCAGGCCCAGAAGGAGCTGCTGGCCTCCGGCAAGCTGGGCTCGGTGAGCCGGACCCCGTCCGCCCCCGGCGAGCAGGCCATCGCCTACGCCTTCGCCCAGTTGGGCAAGCCCTATGTGTGGGGGGCGACCGGGCCGGACTCGTTCGACTGCTCGGGGCTGACCTCGCAGGCGTGGGCGCACGCCGGGCGGGCCATCCCGCGCACCAGCCAGGAGCAGTGGGCCGACCTGCCCAAGGTGCCGCTGGACCTGCTGCGCCCCGGTGACCTGATCGTCTACTTCCCCGGCGCCACCCATGTCGCCCTCTACATCGGCGACGGCCTGGTGGTGCAGGCGCCGCGGCCGGGCGGAGTGGTCAAGGTCTCCCCGATCGCCGCCAACCCGGTGCTCGGCGCGGTCCGCCCGGACGCCACCAGCCCCTCGGTGGACACCTACCGGCTGCCGGGCATCCCCGCCGACGCGCGGCGGCCGACGCCGCTGGGGGCGCCGGCCGACGCGGCGAAGGGACGCTGA
- a CDS encoding DUF397 domain-containing protein has translation MDQLAWRKSSYSGGGNGNCVEMASGDGPLVHLRESDDPGTVLTAAAGAWAAFLDAVRGGTYDDGGRG, from the coding sequence ATGGATCAGCTCGCGTGGCGCAAGTCGTCCTACAGCGGGGGCGGCAATGGAAACTGCGTCGAGATGGCGTCCGGTGACGGCCCCCTCGTCCACCTCCGGGAGAGCGACGACCCCGGGACCGTGCTGACGGCGGCAGCCGGGGCGTGGGCGGCGTTTCTGGACGCGGTGCGGGGCGGGACGTACGACGACGGTGGACGGGGCTGA
- a CDS encoding MBL fold metallo-hydrolase yields the protein MTTTPARHHAEWYVDERCTNCDVARQIAPELIGEEDGRSVVLRQPRDAAETALLHAAAYACHTRSVRPPDRTLDPALDPYPMALDENVYFCGHNSRRTAAANAYLLRREAGSLMVDTPRYSEELAARYEALGPVTDVLLTHRDHVAHGRRYADRFGARLWIHEGDLDAAPDADQVVRGTEPVPVAEGVWCHPLPGHTLGSVLYVADDRYCFSGDSFYWSRTTGDVEVARYVTWYSIEALAASLARTVPRLRFEWLLPGHGDRRRLPADEMARRMRGLAERTAGLEPVPVDFAAHRW from the coding sequence ATGACCACCACACCCGCACGCCACCACGCCGAGTGGTACGTGGACGAGCGCTGCACCAACTGCGACGTCGCGCGGCAGATCGCGCCGGAGCTGATCGGGGAGGAGGACGGGCGGTCGGTGGTGCTGCGGCAGCCGCGCGACGCGGCGGAGACCGCGCTGCTGCACGCCGCCGCCTACGCCTGCCACACCCGGTCGGTCCGGCCACCCGACCGCACCCTCGACCCGGCGCTCGACCCGTACCCGATGGCACTGGACGAGAACGTCTACTTCTGCGGCCACAACTCGCGGCGGACCGCCGCCGCCAACGCCTACCTGCTGCGCCGCGAGGCCGGCAGCCTGATGGTGGACACCCCGCGCTACAGCGAGGAACTGGCCGCGCGGTACGAGGCGTTGGGCCCGGTGACCGACGTCCTGCTCACCCACCGCGACCACGTGGCGCACGGCCGGCGCTACGCCGACCGGTTCGGCGCCCGGCTGTGGATCCACGAGGGCGACCTGGACGCGGCACCCGACGCCGACCAGGTGGTGCGCGGCACGGAGCCGGTGCCGGTGGCCGAGGGGGTGTGGTGCCATCCGCTGCCCGGCCACACCCTCGGCAGCGTGCTCTACGTCGCCGACGACCGCTACTGCTTCAGCGGGGACAGCTTCTACTGGTCGCGCACGACCGGGGACGTCGAGGTGGCCCGGTACGTGACCTGGTACTCGATCGAGGCGCTGGCCGCCTCGCTGGCCCGTACCGTGCCGCGGCTGCGGTTCGAGTGGCTGCTGCCCGGGCACGGCGACCGGCGCCGGCTGCCCGCCGACGAGATGGCCCGCCGGATGCGCGGCCTGGCGGAACGGACCGCGGGCCTGGAACCGGTGCCGGTGGACTTCGCCGCGCACCGGTGGTGA